The following proteins are encoded in a genomic region of Thunnus maccoyii chromosome 8, fThuMac1.1, whole genome shotgun sequence:
- the pdgfc gene encoding platelet-derived growth factor C isoform X3 — MPPPPLPFAPARPPAAATRAWPGVQESQQEKIITVSGEGMVHSPDFPQAYPRNTVLVWRLVASSNMKIQLTFDERFGLEDPEDGLCKYDFVEIEDPTEKTILGRWCGSQSVPTTHISKGSQIRIRFISDEYFPSEPGFCIHYSLLPVSVSEPESPAVLPPSLQGIDELSEAVAGLSTVEEVMKYLEPERWQLDMEELYKPSWHVLGKSFIHNKKVRGGADLNQLREEVRLYSCTPRNFSVSLREELKRTDAIFWPSCLLVKRCGGNCACCSHRCYDCQCVPARVTKKYHEVLLLKHRSGGRGLQKSMTDVPLEHHEECACVCKDDWD, encoded by the exons atgccccccccccctcttccctTTGCTCCTGCTCGCCCACCTGCTGCAGCTACGAGAGCGTGGCCAg gAGTGCAAGAATCCCAACAGGAGAAGATAATAACAGTATCTGGAGAGGGAATGGTGCACAGCCCAGACTTCCCACAAGCTTATCCCAGGAATACCGTGTTGGTCTGGAGACTAGTGGCATCAAGCAACATGAAGATCCAGCTCACCTTTGATGAGAGGTTTGGTCTAGAGGACCCCGAAGATGGACTATGCAA GTATGATTTTGTGGAGATAGAGGATCCGACTGAAAAGACCATCCTGGGTCGCTGGTGTGGATCCCAGTCAGTACCAACTACTCACATTTCCAAAGGTAGTCAGATCAGGATCCGCTTCATCTCTGATGAGTACTTCCCCTCTGAGCCAGGATTCTGCATCCACTACTCCCTTCTGCCTGTG AGTGTATCAGAACCCGAAAGTCCTGCAGTGCTTCCTCCATCCCTACAGGGAATTGATGAGTTGTCAGAGGCTGTGGCGGGGCTGAGCACTGTGGAGGAGGTCATGAAGTACCTGGAGCCGGAGCGATGGCAGCTGGATATGGAGGAGTTGTACAAACCCTCATGGCATGTCCTGGGGAAATCCTTCATCCATAATAAGAAAGTCAGAG GAGGGGCCGATCTCAATCAGTTGAGGGAGGAAGTTCGACTGTACAGCTGCACTCCACGCAACTTCTCTGTATCCCTGCGTGAGGAGCTAAAGAGGACGGACGCCATTTTCTGGCCCAGCTGCCTCCTGGTGAAGCGCTGTGGTGGAAACTGTGCCTGTTGCTCTCATCGCTGCTACGACTGCCAGTGTGTTCCTGCCAGGGTCACCAAGAAATACCATGAG GTTCTACTGTTGAAACACCGAAGCGGCGGCAGAGGCCTGCAGAAGTCCATGACTGATGTTCCCTTGGAGCACCATGAagagtgtgcctgtgtgtgtaaaGATGACTGGGACTGA